One region of Pogoniulus pusillus isolate bPogPus1 chromosome 19, bPogPus1.pri, whole genome shotgun sequence genomic DNA includes:
- the TENT5D gene encoding terminal nucleotidyltransferase 5D, with amino-acid sequence MTEDLDHRFSSLTWDQIKILDQVLAEAIPIHGRGNFPTLDVKPKDIIHMVKEQLIEKEINVRDVRLNGSTASHILVEQNGTSYKDLDIIFGVELPSELEFQVVKEAVLHCLLDFLPKCVNKEKITAQTMKDAYVQKMVKVSTDHDRWSLISLSNNSGKNVELKFVNSLRRQFEFSVDSFQIVLDSILGVYRATDCKLAEDSHPTVIAESMYGDFDEAMDHLKYKLISTRNPEEIRGGGLLKYSNLLVRDFKPADQAEIKSLERYMCSRFFIDFPDVAEQQRKIESYLRNHFIGEEKSKYDYLMTLRRVVNESTVCLMGHERRQTLNMITILALKVLGEQNIIPNAANVTCYYQPAPYMSDRNFSSYYIAHGQPPIIYQPYPFHIQVQSSMV; translated from the coding sequence ATGACTGAGGACTTAGACCACAGATTCAGCAGTCTCACCTGGGATCAGATTAAAATCCTAGATCAAGTTTTAGCCGAGGCCATCCCTATTCACGGGAGAGGCAATTTTCCAACGCTGGATGTGAAGCCCAAGGATATCATCCACATGGTAAAGGAGCAGCTGATTGAAAAGGAAATCAACGTGCGAGACGTGCGCCTGAACGGCTCCACAGCCAGCCACATCCTGGTAGAGCAGAATGGAACCAGCTACAAGGACCTGGACATCATTTTTGGGGTGGAGCTTCCAAGCGAGCTGGAGTTCCAGGTGGTTAAAGAAGCAGTTCTTCATTGCCTCTTGGACTTCCTGCCAAAATGTGTTAACAAGGAAAAAATCACTGCTCAGACCATGAAAGATGCCTACGTGCAGAAGATGGTCAAAGTCTCCACCGACCATGATCGCTGGAGCCTCATCTCGCTGTCAAACAACAGCGGCAAGAACGTGGAGCTGAAGTTTGTCAACTCGCTCAGGCGGCAGTTCGAGTTCAGCGTGGACTCCTTCCAGATCGTTCTGGACTCCATTTTGGGTGTTTACAGAGCCACAGACTGCAAACTGGCAGAAGACTCTCACCCCACTGTTATCGCTGAGAGCATGTACGGAGACTTCGACGAAGCGATGGACCACTTAAAATACAAACTGATTTCCACCAGGAACCCGGAGGAAATCAGAGGAGGTGGCCTCCTGAAGTACAGCAACCTCCTGGTTCGTGACTTTAAGCCAGCAGACCAGGCTGAAATTAAATCTCTGGAACGTTACATGTGCTCCAGGTTCTTCATTGATTTTCCAGATGTTGCcgagcagcagaggaaaatcGAGTCCTACCTACGCAACCACTTCATCGGGGAGGAGAAGAGCAAGTACGACTACCTGATGACCCTGCGCCGCGTCGTCAACGAGAGCACAGTCTGCCTCATGGGGCACGAACGCAGGCAGACTCTGAACATGATCACAATCCTGGCACTAAAAGTCCTGGGAGAACAAAACATCATCCCAAACGCAGCCAACGTCACCTGCTATTACCAGCCTGCTCCCTACATGAGTGACAGAAACTTCAGCAGTTACTACATCGCTCACGGACAGCCACCCATCATCTACCAGCCCTACCCGTTTCACATACAGGTGCAAAGCAGCATGGTTTAG